DNA from Gephyromycinifex aptenodytis:
CATCGTCACCCACACCGCCTCCGACGAAGCGCTCGCCGCAACGGTCAACGAGATCTCCGCGATGGACATCGTGCGCGGAGTCACCTCCGTCATGCGGGTGGAGGGCGAGTGAACCACCCAGCTTCCCTGCACCCCGGTGCAGCCGTCGACGTCTTCGTCCCGGCCAGCGCAGCCAACCTCGGCCCGGGCTTCGACTCCTTCGGGTTGGCGCTGGGGGTGATCGACAGCTACCGGATGCAAGTGCGGGACGAGCCGGGTCTGGTCGTGGACCTCGGAGTGAACGGCCAGGGGGTGCCGACCGACGAGCGGCACCTGGTGGTGGCCAGCATGATGCGGGCTTGGCGTGAACTGGGGATCGCGGCGCCCGCAGGCTTGTCCCTGACCTGCCGCAACGTCGTTCGGATGGGGCGGGGGATGGGCAGTTCGGCTGCTGCGATCGTGGCTGGAGTTGCTGCGGCGCAGGCCCTGGCTTCGCCGTCGGCGCAGCCAGGCAGCCCGGACGGGACGAGCGTTGAGCTCGACCTGGAGTTCGTGAACGACCTGGCCAGCGCGTTGGAAGGGCATCCGGACAATGCCTCGGCGAGTGTGTACGGAGCAGCGACGCTCTCGTGGGTGGATTCCCAAAGCGCCCGCGTGGACGGCGACACGCTGCACCGCGTACACAGCGAACGGCTTGACGTGCATCCCGATATCGAGCCTGTCGTGCTCGTCCCGCAGATTCAGTTGTCGACGTCCACGGCGCGTGCCGTGCTGCCCGAACAGGTTCCGCATGAGATCGCCGCGCTCAATTCGGCGCGAGCCGCACTGCTGGTCCTCGCGTTGACGGCTCGGCCCGAATTGCTCCTGCCTGCCACCAGGGAATGGCTGCATCAGGAGCAACGTCGGGTCTCTCTAGGGGGTGCGATGGAACTCGTGGACACGCTGCGTTCGGCAGGCTTTGCCGCCGTGATCTCGGGTGCAGGACCCAGCGTCCTGGTGCTCACCACCTGCGACCGGGCAGGTGAAGTTGCGCCGCTGGTGCCTGAATCGTGGTCGGTGTTGCGGCCCGGAATCCCCGACGGCGGAGTGCATGTCTCTCGTGCTACATTGGCAATGCCTCTCAAGGAGAGCACGACCATTTGCTGACGTTTCGTCACCGGTCGTGTCGGGTGAATCCGCTCCGACGCTTGTCACGGCGTGTCGCCATCCTCTCCGATCCGGGCACCTAGCCGCATGATCATCACCTCTGGTGGGTAATGCCCAGCAGAATCCGGGTGAGCATCAATACCCCTGTGCGGGTATCTGCGGCTCCGACGTCGCCGACGAGTTCGTCCTACCTGGGCGTGGCAGTCGGCCTGACACTCCCACCTTGCGTCGCCGACCAACGGCGCCGAGGGGAAGGATCCTTCGTGACCGAAACCACCGAGCTGGCCGGCGCTGCGCCCAAACGTCGTGGCCTCACGGCAATGCGCCTTGCCGAGCTGCAGGAGGTCGCCGCCGGGCTAGGTATCTCCGGCACGGCCAAGATGCGCAAGGGCGATCTCATCACCGCCATCCGTGAACGACAGGGCGGGGCCTCATCCGCGCCCTCCTCTGCTCCCGAACCCAGCAGTGCGCCGCCGGCTGCCCAGCAGCAGAGCGCCCCCGAGACCCAGAGTGCGCCTCCCGCACGCAGGCGTCGCGCTACCGCCAGTTCCGGGGCCCCGGAGCCGCGTACGGCATCCGAATCCCGCTCGGACATCCAGGCGCCCCGCGAGCAGTCCGCCCGCGAGGCCGTTGATGCTCTCGAGCAGCGTCAGGGCCACGGCAGCGACAACGCCGGTCAGCGTGAGCAGCGCAGCGACAGCCGTAACGACGGCGGTCAGCGCAATGACAGCCGCGACAACGGCGGTCAGCGCAACGACAGCCGCGACAACGGTGGTCAGCGCAACGACAACCGCGACAACGGCGCTAGCCGTAACGACGGCGGTCAGC
Protein-coding regions in this window:
- a CDS encoding homoserine kinase — encoded protein: MNHPASLHPGAAVDVFVPASAANLGPGFDSFGLALGVIDSYRMQVRDEPGLVVDLGVNGQGVPTDERHLVVASMMRAWRELGIAAPAGLSLTCRNVVRMGRGMGSSAAAIVAGVAAAQALASPSAQPGSPDGTSVELDLEFVNDLASALEGHPDNASASVYGAATLSWVDSQSARVDGDTLHRVHSERLDVHPDIEPVVLVPQIQLSTSTARAVLPEQVPHEIAALNSARAALLVLALTARPELLLPATREWLHQEQRRVSLGGAMELVDTLRSAGFAAVISGAGPSVLVLTTCDRAGEVAPLVPESWSVLRPGIPDGGVHVSRATLAMPLKESTTIC